A window of Calditrichia bacterium contains these coding sequences:
- a CDS encoding cytochrome c3 family protein produces the protein MKRFNILLLWSLLAGVTIAIIAQDYDDQKFVFSHKKHVIEEEIECADCHSPAESSKTGLDNLLPAKTICLDCHEAEEVGNFDLVYSIESYSEKFSHEQHIAAGNNCESCHSAVSQKEEAFPYILPTMAECMNCHEQQVVSVECATCHTPLENLKPMSHTINFVNNHGDQARMSAEEMSADMSCMVCHTEQYCQDCHEGEDLARFTHPLNYEFTHALEAQMNAKDCAVCHSEPEFCNACHRDNNVLPRSHKIGWVNNFPNDGGRHSIEARNDLGACISCHDQNAQIICQQCHGN, from the coding sequence ATGAAGCGGTTCAATATACTATTACTATGGAGCCTATTGGCAGGAGTGACGATTGCCATCATCGCACAGGATTATGACGATCAGAAGTTCGTTTTTTCGCACAAGAAACACGTGATCGAAGAAGAAATTGAATGTGCTGATTGCCACTCCCCTGCAGAAAGCAGCAAAACCGGTCTGGATAACCTCTTGCCGGCAAAGACAATCTGTCTGGACTGTCACGAAGCAGAGGAAGTCGGCAATTTTGATCTGGTATATTCAATTGAATCCTACAGCGAAAAATTCTCTCACGAGCAACATATCGCTGCCGGAAATAATTGCGAATCCTGCCATAGTGCTGTATCACAAAAAGAAGAGGCATTTCCATACATCCTGCCCACAATGGCGGAATGTATGAACTGTCACGAACAGCAGGTGGTTTCCGTGGAATGTGCAACTTGCCATACACCACTGGAAAACCTGAAACCGATGAGCCACACCATCAATTTCGTAAACAATCATGGCGATCAGGCGCGGATGTCTGCCGAAGAAATGTCGGCGGATATGAGCTGTATGGTTTGCCACACTGAGCAATACTGTCAGGATTGTCACGAAGGCGAAGATCTGGCACGTTTCACTCACCCGCTGAACTACGAATTTACCCACGCACTGGAAGCACAAATGAACGCAAAAGATTGCGCCGTTTGCCACTCCGAGCCGGAATTTTGTAATGCATGCCACCGTGACAATAATGTTTTGCCGCGCAGCCACAAAATCGGTTGGGTAAATAATTTCCCGAATGATGGTGGCAGACACAGTATAGAAGCGCGGAACGACCTCGGTGCATGTATTTCCTGCCACGATCAGAATGCGCAAATTATTTGTCAACAGTGCCACGGCAACTAA